Genomic window (Phragmites australis chromosome 5, lpPhrAust1.1, whole genome shotgun sequence):
CCGTCACTTCGTCTTACAATTTTTACGACCCGACCCGAAGCAGGAGGTGATGCGACAAACTAGTCATGAGTCCGGCATAGACAGACCGTTTCATTGACGAGCACAACGGGTACGCCCTGGTGGACATGTCTCTTCTCCCTCCCATGGCATAAGCGTAAAGCTTGTCATCGACTTGATGACCACGAAGAACAAACACCGTAATAGGAGGGAGAAGAGGCAACCTGAAGAATTGACTGACGAAAAGTCTGAAGAACCTGAAGCTGTGCGAGATGGACAGAGGCGGGAATGGTCCAAACGCAGAGCCAAGCCAAGTAGCCAAGTATTTGGGCCAGAATGGGTGAAGTAATGTGTTTTCTCTCTGGCTCAGAGTGGCGTGCGTAGGTTTTACTTTCGTGGAGAGGAAGATGTATCAAGCAAGAGTACGGTGACCGGTAAGAAACGAACGGCAATTACGAAGAAAGAAAAACTGGAGGGGCACGGCATGTCCACGtggctctaaatttttttattgatttgtcACTCTTAACAAATGACAATTACCTGCTAAGACTTATATGTGAGCTAATCTAAATCTATGTAACTGGACTCAGATGATAAATTAGGTACTAAACAGAAGCTCTAAAAGAGCCCTAGGCTCCCGAAGGAATCCCACCCAGAAATATTGTGTTGTTGTTTACGAGTCACAAGTTGGTCTTGCCACGTCATTGGCAATATTTTTGAAATGGGaatgtaattttataaatattaaaaaaatcccaCCACCAACAACACAAGACAAAAAAACATCAAGAGCCCAACATGATGGTGATAGGAAGGAATTATAGGAAATGTAACCAGTAATCGCTTGATGAAAAGATACTGTACTATGGAATTCCTGCAGTGGCAATACATACACACaaacaattaattaattaattaatagtggtgATACTAGCACTAGTTTATACCGATCAAAATCTCACAATATTACAAGATTGAGACGAGCACTCGCATCATCAATCCagacatgaatatgaatatgaatatgaatactaGCTTGCTATCTTGTCATCGCAAAACAATTCTCTACTAGAACAAGTGATACCAGTACTAGTCCGATTCGACTAGCCTGCCACGCTCAAAACTTGCACGCCTATCATTATCCTCCTCACCCCGCGCGCCGCGTCCTGCTCGACACCAACGGCGAGGCCACCTTGGCCCGCAGGAtctccagccgccgccgccgcgccaccgccgccaccgccgccttctGCAATGCAGCCCGCAGCTGCCCCTGTCGGCACcactcctccgccgccgccgccctcgccctcgccgcggcatcgtcctcctccccctccggcgCACGCGCCGGCTCGTTCAGGTCCAGCCCCAGCCCCGGAGCCGGGCGGGGGTTGGCGCGCGCCTGCGTCGTCCCCTGCCGCTGCGCCATCATCCGCAGCTTCAGCGCCTGCTCTTGCTCCCGCTTCTCCCTCACCTGCGAATGCGACACGTAGCGAGCCTCAGTCAGTTCCTTCTACCTCCCCTTTCCTTCCCTTGCAATTCTTTCCTTGTTCACGTATGTATCCATGACGACATGTGGCATGAGGCCTAAATTGGGAAAGGCAGGAGCTTAAAAGGGGAAAGGCAATCAGGGAAGGGAATTTTTTTGGTGCTCTTACTATGGATGGTCAATGACAATGGGAaagatttccttttttttagggAACGGAAAACACTGAGAGATTGTTTGGAAAGGTCTCGTCTTTCTTGGGAGAGTTGGAGTGGTTGCCGCCGTGCTGCCAACACGCAATCGCCCCACCAACGAGTGAGCAGCAAGAAACCGTGCTCCTAGCTAGTCTCCTACTGCAGTACAGTCACTCCCTCCGTGGTGATCACGAGTACTGGATGTGGATGGGCAGAGAGGTGGAGCGAAAAGAAATCGCACCTTGTGCAGTTGCTTCAAGCTCTCGTTCGTGCTCCTCGAGCTCTGCAGCCGAGCTCTATACTCCTCGATCtgctgttttttgttttttttttgggggggggggggggattaacAAGCGcagaaaatttagtgttagaatTTGAAACAAACAGTGCGGATTTCTTTCTAATCGCTCGAGGTAATTCGAGCTCACTAATCACGAGATTAATCTTACAGGATtaagaaagagaaggaagagcTGACCTTGAGGAGATGCGCCTTCTCCTGGGACAAGCTCGCGACCACGCCGTGCTGCTCCTGCACCCACTGCAAGTAAACAACAGATTTTTTTCCCCCGAAAAAAGGAATCGAAAAGCAAGCGAGCAAGACGAGAAACAGCAGATCTCGCGGCCGGCTCACCTCCGCGTGCGTCCTGGCCTTCTTGGAGaaatcctcctccaccaccgccgcaTCGTCCCCGCCGCTCTCCGGGAAGGCGAGCGGCGTGTCGGGGCTGGCGGCCCCGTCGCCCCTCTCCGCGACtgcggcagcggcgacggcgggcTTGTTGTCCTCCAGCACCGACCTCAGCCGGCGCCGGCCCCACGAGGGAATCTCCGGTGCCTCCCGGCAaaaacgccgccgccgccgccggtccCGCCCGCGCAGGATGCGCTTAAGGCCGCAGAGAATGGCGGCCACCTCCAGCTCCGCCTCCGTGAGCTCCTCctcccacgccgccgccgccgccatggggATTGGGATCTTATCCTCGCGCGGACGCGGAATCGGTCGGGCACCACGAGACGAAGCAACCGCGAGCGAGCGAGCGTGCGCGTGCGATGTGTGCGGGTTGCTTGCTCTTCTCCAAGCCCTTGATGGCTTAATAGCGGGCGGGCGCGCGGcgtggcgccacgtggcggggCGGGCGTGGGGATTAGGGAGGCGGGCGAGGAGAATGACAGGTGGGGCACCGGCGTGGCACTCCGTAGATTCTAAGTCCCCAGTGCCACTGAACAGCCCCAGTTTTTCAGTTGCTCTTGGGTGTGAACGAGAGACTGAGCGAATATAGTAAGTTTGGAAAAAAGagtatttatttgtttgtaaGAATGAATATAATTATTATATGGAGATGTTTGATGGTTTATATGGGTGGATGTAGTGATTTTGCATAGACTAATGAGTGGGTCCGTTGCAGTCCTGTAGCAGATACAGCGTATCCACCGAGTTAGACTCCAGctgtataattgcatctacaaaTGTAAGGAAAAATAATGCATGTCAAACGACATTCTTCACAAGAATATACGCATGAACAGAGCCATAATGCCACCGATACGGGCAACCAAACATGTTCTTAGGGTCTGATTGATTACCCGCATGAGAGTAACCAAACATGCCCCTCATGTTAGCTCCTTCAAAAGTTTGGTTGTCTTCATACACTGTTCTAGTCTGATTTGATGGATACAAATGTATACCCACAGTTTAACTCGATGAATGTAGGTTATTGCATCCACTCATACAGACAGGTTTACTTGTCAGTGTTGTAAAATCTCTCAACTCTTATATTCACTTTTATGGTCTCAGATtcgatcaaccaaacaaaaaaatcagCTCAGCCTGTCCAAACAGATACAACTAATCAAACAATTTCTTTCAATAATTATGACTCTGCTCAGCCTCTTCTCCCAACTTGCATATACGCTCTATGTGGGTAACAATTACACATGTTTTTTGCTGggtttccttttttcctttggatttggatttatCTGACTGCAGAGTTGCTTTATCCCTCTTATGTGCAATTTACGCAATAGATTTTTAATAAATgggatttggattttttttgcaatCTATTTACTTTCAAGGGATCTATCTGTATAACTCTCTTTTTTAAAGTCCATGTATTACGACGGGTTGAGGTAGATACGTAGTTCTAATATGCAATATTATTCTTGAAACGAACGGGCGGATTTGGGTATTGTATTAATATAGCTAACTTTTGAAGGAGCGATTAATATAGCAACCTTTTGAAGGAGCGAACGTGAGGGTTGCCTACGCGGCACTCTAATACTGTGGCATCTGTTAAGGCATACTATGCTATGTGCTTATGGCtagatatttaaagaaaaagagTCTTAAGTActtatatataaattataatttttaatacaaacaaaaattatatatacttAAATACGATTAACTGTGTTAAAACCGGCAACAAGAGTGGAAAGAGGAGGTTGGAGTTGACTTCAACTGACATTGGGTAGGCTATGACTCCGAGTGAAATAAACATAGGAGTTGCCTGTTCCAGTCCTGACCAGCCGGCGGTGGCGTTCGACCTCAACTTGCCGCCGCACGAAACGCGgtgcgctcctcctccacctccggcGGACATCCCCGCCCGGCAGCCATCGCGGATACAATCCTTTGCCCAAGTTAAATTCCAAACTCACAATGCGTGGTGATTAATTTGTCGATAAACGAACGAACAAACACGGCCATTTTGCTGACTAAGAAAATGCCCAAACTGAGAGAGAGCATTGTATTATGCAACTGCACTGCAAATTTTGTTAATTACAGTTTAGCCCCCCTTTCAGCTCTAACAGTCCTTTGCACAAGTTAAACACAACACCAtggattattttttttttccttttctgaaaagcttaaCACCTCACTTCCACGTCAGCAGCAGCACACTAAATTAGTGCATCTGACACTATACTAGATCAACCTGAGCTGCTGCGGCTGCCTGCTGCCGCCCTGATACGGCGCGCAGAAGAGCTCCATCTGCGGCGGCATCGCCGGGGGAGGAAGCATGGGCATTGGCCGCAGGGAAGACATGCTGTGCCATGCTGCTGCCGGTGGCGCAGCATCCGGCCTTGGATGGTACTGAGGGACATGGAATTGCcacatctgctgctgctgctgctgagttGGTATGAGTTGCTGAAGCTTCATCATGGCTGATGAGCTTGTGGGAAGGCTGGGGCGCGGAGCGTAGCCTGGATTGCACACGTACTGTGGTATCTGCTAGTCCACCGAGAGAAACAAGATTTAATCAGACTACATTCGAACTGTAACAGGCTATGATTATTTGCATGCTCTGTCAGATTATAACATGTTCAGAAGCAATGTGCAAAGAAAGAACCTGCTGAAGTGCTGCAGCAGGTGCCAAATTCCCTCTGCTATAAGGAAGATGTGGAAATGGGTACGGCATCGCACCCCGTGGTGCGATCTGAGGATGCAAGTACTGAACATGTTGCGCCCCGGGTAACGCCGTCGAAGTGGGCAAGTTCAGGAAATTACCACTGACCTGAAAGATGCAACATAGCAGCTTCATATGAAAATCCAGAGGAATTCAGTTAGCATTTAGCAGTGCCATAGCGAAAGTGGTCACGCTCACCATCTTTTGCCGACCAGCACTCATGTCGCAGATGCCAGTAGATGGCTGAACTGGGAGCCGTACATTGAAATGCACGGCATAGAATGTCTCATCTTGTGCATTGTTCTTGTGTA
Coding sequences:
- the LOC133918250 gene encoding uncharacterized protein LOC133918250 isoform X2 codes for the protein MAAAAAWEEELTEAELEVAAILCGLKRILRGRDRRRRRRFCREAPEIPSWGRRRLRSVLEDNKPAVAAAAVAERGDGAASPDTPLAFPESGGDDAAVVEEDFSKKARTHAEWVQEQHGVVASLSQEKAHLLKIEEYRARLQSSRSTNESLKQLHKVREKREQEQALKLRMMAQRQGTTQARANPRPAPGLGLDLNEPARAPEGEEDDAAARARAAAAEEWCRQGQLRAALQKAAVAAVARRRRLEILRAKVASPLVSSRTRRAG
- the LOC133918250 gene encoding uncharacterized protein LOC133918250 isoform X4, with amino-acid sequence MAAAAAWEEELTEAELEVAAILCGLKRILRGRDRRRRRRFCREAPEIPSWGRRRLRSVLEDNKPAVAAAAVAERGDGAASPDTPLAFPESGGDDAAVVEEDFSKKARTHAEEQHGVVASLSQEKAHLLKIEEYRARLQSSRSTNESLKQLHKVREKREQEQALKLRMMAQRQGTTQARANPRPAPGLGLDLNEPARAPEGEEDDAAARARAAAAEEWCRQGQLRAALQKAAVAAVARRRRLEILRAKVASPLVSSRTRRAG
- the LOC133918250 gene encoding uncharacterized protein LOC133918250 isoform X3, whose product is MAAAAAWEEELTEAELEVAAILCGLKRILRGRDRRRRRRFCREAPEIPSWGRRRLRSVLEDNKPAVAAAAVAERGDGAASPDTPLAFPESGGDDAAVVEEDFSKKARTHAEEQHGVVASLSQEKAHLLKQIEEYRARLQSSRSTNESLKQLHKVREKREQEQALKLRMMAQRQGTTQARANPRPAPGLGLDLNEPARAPEGEEDDAAARARAAAAEEWCRQGQLRAALQKAAVAAVARRRRLEILRAKVASPLVSSRTRRAG
- the LOC133918250 gene encoding uncharacterized protein LOC133918250 isoform X1 encodes the protein MAAAAAWEEELTEAELEVAAILCGLKRILRGRDRRRRRRFCREAPEIPSWGRRRLRSVLEDNKPAVAAAAVAERGDGAASPDTPLAFPESGGDDAAVVEEDFSKKARTHAEWVQEQHGVVASLSQEKAHLLKQIEEYRARLQSSRSTNESLKQLHKVREKREQEQALKLRMMAQRQGTTQARANPRPAPGLGLDLNEPARAPEGEEDDAAARARAAAAEEWCRQGQLRAALQKAAVAAVARRRRLEILRAKVASPLVSSRTRRAG
- the LOC133918250 gene encoding uncharacterized protein LOC133918250 isoform X6, producing the protein MAAAAAWEEELTEAELEVAAILCGLKRILRGRDRRRRRRFCREAPEIPSWGRRRLRSVLEDNKPAVAAAAVAERGDGAASPDTPLAFPESGGDDAAVVEEDFSKKARTHAEEQHGVVASLSQEKAHLLKVREKREQEQALKLRMMAQRQGTTQARANPRPAPGLGLDLNEPARAPEGEEDDAAARARAAAAEEWCRQGQLRAALQKAAVAAVARRRRLEILRAKVASPLVSSRTRRAG
- the LOC133918250 gene encoding uncharacterized protein LOC133918250 isoform X5, which produces MAAAAAWEEELTEAELEVAAILCGLKRILRGRDRRRRRRFCREAPEIPSWGRRRLRSVLEDNKPAVAAAAVAERGDGAASPDTPLAFPESGGDDAAVVEEDFSKKARTHAEWVQEQHGVVASLSQEKAHLLKVREKREQEQALKLRMMAQRQGTTQARANPRPAPGLGLDLNEPARAPEGEEDDAAARARAAAAEEWCRQGQLRAALQKAAVAAVARRRRLEILRAKVASPLVSSRTRRAG